Part of the Quercus robur chromosome 5, dhQueRobu3.1, whole genome shotgun sequence genome, CAAAGCCTTATGTGAAGAAAATGGCAAAAAGCCAGGCCTACTTCTTCAAGGAGTTTGCTAAAGCCATCACCAAACTCTCTGAGAACAACCCTTTAACTGGTACGAAGGGTGAGATCCGAAAGCAGTGTAATGTTGCTAACAAGCATCATTAAAAGCTCTACTATAAGTTTAGCTCTTCTTTCCTTGTCTGTATGAGGGGAAGAAGAGTAAGAATAGCAGAATAATATGGGCTTTCCAGATCAGTTTGTTCTTTAATGGGCAGTGTTTGGTGCAAGTGAGTGGTACCAGAAGTGATAACCATGTAGAGCACAAACACTGCTTTTAGGTGTAAGTTTATCCTTTCTTTTTGTGAAGTTGAAATTATGGGCATGATGGATGTCGGActtgtgtatatatgtatggatGGTTTGTTAAGCGTGGATTGCAATATGATGGTTATTGATGATTCATGCAAATGATGCTCTCTTGAAATGTCATGATGGTGACTGCAAATTTATATTGGAATCCAATGAAAAATGCCGTACACTCAAGCTGCTAAGAAAATATCAAATGATGTAAAGGGGTCCCAAAAGTCAGCAAATAACAAAGTGACATTAAATTAAacagacaaaaaagaaaatactaataaaGTAGATTGGAAATATATAGAATGAGGataaggaaaaaacaaaaacataatcaGGATGAGATTCTCTTATATAATCAATATTGCATTATGCGTATCCATGCACGCCAACTTATCTGTTGGTAGGCAGAGTTACAATTAATGTAGTCTAGACAAAGAGATGAAATGTGGACCAGGGGTGtgcacctctctctctctctcacacacacacacacagagattGGGTTGTGAAGAACTAATCTTCATGATTAGGCACTGGGCAGTGCATTTTTCAATATTGAAAGCATGTTTTTACATATAATATGGCCATGAGAACTCTTAACATTTTCTAGTTAGAGTGACTTAAACTTAGGGAAGTGCCTTTAAGGGATAACAGGCCAATCTATTATTTGTTATCCATTCACAGTTGCTTTCTGTGGCCATGGTCGATAAGAACTGCATAAATTCAATTTTGAGGAGAGTGATGAGAAGCTTAAGCCTAGTGAACTTGAGCCCTTCAGCTGCATAGAATCAACTTGAATGGTGAAAATTCTTATTTCAGGActgttattttgaaaattcttccCCAATATCATTAGAGTTACTAATGTGGTCCTTTAGTAATTCTGGTTTGTGTCTTCCAAGTTTgaaattaaactaatttaatacaTACCCTCCAATAAGCTTATTATAACTGACTCTTAGCAAACTTTGAGACTTTTATAACCCAATAAACAAGGCAAGATTTCAGCGTCAATGATTCAACAGTTACCGAGTTGTAAACCATGAAACTCATATTGTAAGCAGGACTGATCAATGACTTGTGGAGGTTTAACTTAACCAATCATGGACAGTAGTGCGGCATGCTTGAGACATATTATCAATTTATTAGTAATTGagtaagagaaaaataataaacacaTCTGATTTCTACAAGAAAATAGGAGGCATTTCATTTCTCTTTACAATGCAACGACAAATCTGCTAGAAACCTCAAAGATATATCTTCTCTATGAACCGAAGgacacaaaattatataaatagaaaCTTGTAAGTTACACACCTGTTGCAAAGAACAGGCCCAAAAATGTGTTACACTGCATCATTCTTACACTAAATTATTGCTCAGTGAAGAAAATTTACATGAAACTCATCTATGTAGATGGTTCATTACTTGCACCTTTCTAATGTTCTTTTGGATCTGTACTGCTTGAACTACTGTCAGAGTCACTATCAGCTTCCTCTAAGGTCTTACCATTGTTCGGTGTGCCTCCTACCGTTTTCGGTATGAAAGGATTGCTAGAGGTGTGGCTGTAATAAGGCTGTTGATGGATGGAGATGTAATTTGCAGCAGATGGAAAAGATTGGAAACCATATGTCGAAGGGAAAGGTCCTGGAGGAAATGTGTTTGGTGGAGGCCAATACATCATAGGTAGGAAAGCATTTGCAGGCTGTTGTGGGAACACATGGAATGGTGTTTGATTATGGTACGAGACATTAGTAGCAGTACCGGGAACCACTGGATTTGAAATTGGTGGGGCATCTGGTGAAGTCTGAGATGGCATGGACTGGAATGCTGCCATTGCCATTGCATGATTGTGGATGGAGGTGTAGCCCATTAACCCAAAATGAGCTGGAGTTGCAGAGCTTGAAGGTGTAGACTGTTGGACTGAGGGTCTTACCAAATTGTTAGGCTTAGCATTTGAGCTTGTTTGTTTCCTTCCCCTTGATTTTGTTGAAATAGTCTTCCCAGTTAGCTGCTGAGAACCAGGGTTGGCCagctgaaagaaaaaagatcatAGCAAACTGAGAAACCATCTTTAAACAGAAACCTCAACcagtttattttgaaaatacaagAACTCAACAGAGAGCTTAGTGCTATATTAGGCATCTTTGCCATGAGAATGTTATCTGGTACCAACATCCTTTAGTGCATATATCAACAAACCATATCTAGCAGTTTTCTGATTATGCAATTCACACTGATTTTTAAGCCTTTTGCATACAAATATTGTGTCTTAAAACAACTGCCTGAAAACTCACAAAAGTGGTGAGATAtgtggatttgggtttggggttATACCGTATTGCTTGTCAACAGATATGGAAGAAACAACTCCTCCCCTTCAGCATCTTCATCCGTCCTGCAATAAGAAGGAAACGCATCTAGTCAAATGGCCCTAGATGATTGGGGAGTGAAGAGTGTAGAATTTTGAGTGAAGACGATGACAAACAGTTATTGGGAGGTTTAATTCACACTTTTGGCTTGATATAACTCATCCACAGTCTTTCATTATGTGATGCTTAATACCACCCAATTTGGTCAAATGTGATGAGAACTTATTCAATTATGCTATATAGTTGACAATGTTTCAAAAACAACGAAAGGCATTTTATCTCAGTTATCAAACTTCAGTATTTATGCCATTTCTGCTATTCCATTCCATAAATATCATGTCCTCAGGTATGCAATGGTACAGACCTGTAATATTTTTGAAGCAAGTCCAAGTTCCGGTATTTAGTTTCTCTTTGAACCAGGTCATCAGGAAAACCAGCCATAAACAGAAGCGTGATTCCCAAGGCCTTGAAGAAGAAGCTTCCACTGCGAATATGAACTAGCATTGCCATACGACACATCAGTGGCCCAAAAGACTTCAGTTTGTTCCTTCCCATGCGCTGCCTGACATATCTGGAACAATTCAACCCAGGGCTACATTCAGAGTGGAAGAAGTGAAACATCATGGCATCAATTGCCAATGCTAGCTAGCAAGGTAAagtttttattaacaaaatggTCCTTAACAGGAACTTTCTACgttgataaagtaaaaaatgtaatttaatgtaGTGAATGGGGGAAACAAGAAAACCATTTtgctgattaaaaaaaaaaaaaaaaaaacattttgctgTGCATACTTTCAAGAAATATGAAAACGAAAGTTGACACAGAAAAGAGATGAATATTAAATCCATTTATGGTTTTGCAGATCAACTATTGGAACTGTTAGCCAGAGTAAAATCAATTATTGGAAGTTTGGAATGGTACATACTCATTTTGAGGAAGATTTCTTGTTCTTCCACCATACTTGATACACAGAAACAAGTATGATGGGCAGCTAGTATCAGAGGGTCGCATAGCCTTTTCCTCCTCAAGTATTTGAACAGGACATAATGTTGGGTTCTGCCGATTGGGATAAAAGACCTTCCTTCGGACACCGGGATTCTCATATAAAACATGCTCCTGatgattaaataaaataatggctTTGTTGATTAACAAAGGAATGAGCAAGGAAGAATTACTGGTTATTCTGTGACGTTCATGAATTTTAGACAGTCTTTTAGCAGGCAATTTGGTACTGTAATATCGTGAAATCACCTCAGTGTCCTATTAAACTGGAAATTGAGATTTTATTCTAACCCAAAATGCTTTTCTTTAGCCTATTATGTAAATGCTGAGTATCAAAGAAGAACTAGACTCCCTTGAAAATTCTCAATTGCACCACCTCAAATCCTATGATGATCTGCCTGGCATGGTTCAGCATATATCCTTTTGTATCCTGATGCCAAGCCAATTGAGAGGAATCTGAGGTGTGAAACACAAGATATATCCTAAGTTTCAAGCAACATTTGAGCTACTATGCATCAAACAactcataatttatttaataaagttCAAATAAGATATTGTTCGGTTAAGATACTATACTTGAATTCTATCAACAGATTAAATTAAAGAAGCTGATTAATTCACTTGATGGacagaaaagggaaaagaagtCAGGTGAATGATCTAGCCAAGCACTTTCTGATGATAAGACAACAATGCAGCATGATGTAGCCTAATAACTTCAGTGCAAAatattaggaaaaataaaaagtcagtACTGATTATAGTTGATATTTACAATATGTAACATTCATGGCACATCTGAAGATCCTTTAACTTAAACATCTAACATCATGAAAAGGTAATGTTCTCTTCACATCACTTAAATTAAAAGCCACCAGAAAGAACAGTAGCAACACAAATGATATCAATATGTACTTGTATAAAGATTCATCATATCTTTCAAGCGACTAGATCCAATTATTGAGACTTAAGAAACTAATGAAGTTTGCAAAAATCAGATTGCTTACCCCAGGGTCGTTCGGAGAAATGAATGGTTCTCCCTTCCTTAAAATGCTAAAATGATTGAAGTTTAACTCATACATATCTTCACATCCATGCCTTATACCAAGAGATGCAAAGACTATTATTTTCCTTATAGTATGAGATTGAGCATTTTTCTGAAACAGGATCTCTGACTCAATTATTCTCTTCACTTCTTTTGGACAGAAAGCCGTCTTTGGAGGTTTTTTATGCAATGATAGGCTTCCAGGTCCTGGATGGCAAACCTCTTTATCAAAAGTAAGGATCCTGGGCGGTGCTTTAACTTCTCCAacttttttggtttcttttctgTCAAGTTTTTTGAGTTCTTTTTCATCATAAACTGGCTTTGTATCAGGTACCAAAACAATTTCCTTTCGATTTTCACTCATTTCCCGGTTTACAAATGAAAAAGTTGGCTCACTCTGACCAACAGAGCAACTTTCCAAGCATTGCATATGTGATCCCCCATCAACATCTTCAGGAAGATATTCATTCAGTTCATTAACAGTTCTAGAACTCTCAGTAGCAACTCTAACTTTATGGTCACTATTAATATCATCCTCGTCACGAtaatcatcatcttcatcatcactgTCATCTGTATCATCAAAATCTGCAGCCAAATCActgtctttaaatttttcaaaatgcaAAAACTGGGTATCATCCATGCTCATCCAATTGACCAAACGGTCTTCCAGATTTGCATCTTTGGGAGGAAAACACTGAGGGTCATGTGTCTTCTGCAATGACATTTCACTTTTGTTAATATTTCCATTCTCAGTTCCATCATTAGCTGTATCTGTTTTCTGTCTTTTTAGTTTCTTGAAGCTTCTCTCCATTGCATTTGGACAACTGCCCTGAAATTGAAGATAAGAGACACCTTTAATGATATGAGTAACAGAAATTTAATGTTAGAAAGAATAACAAATCATCTAACTACTAACTAATGTAGCATTCTATGTGTTAACAAATTTTGGCTGCATGCAAACCCAAGTTACTTTATCATCCATAAGATTGATGCaaaaaagtttaattagtaAAGCGAACaccaaacaccccccccccccccccttcctttTTCAACCAACACCCTAAAAAAGGAATTAAGAAGAATGGTCTGATCCTCAAAATCTTTGCCATACAAGTTAAGACTCTCACGTGTATATCAAAGCGCAAAGGAGAAAGCAATTCTTTAATCGTTATCTTGCATgctttctctttttgaattcaatttaATACTC contains:
- the LOC126727102 gene encoding uncharacterized protein LOC126727102 isoform X1; its protein translation is MVELQSCASLVSASALCAIQQEVKGEGVNVIAEITAELQRERRKNAELMERISILEAQIQQRNKDSLPADGQGSCPNAMERSFKKLKRQKTDTANDGTENGNINKSEMSLQKTHDPQCFPPKDANLEDRLVNWMSMDDTQFLHFEKFKDSDLAADFDDTDDSDDEDDDYRDEDDINSDHKVRVATESSRTVNELNEYLPEDVDGGSHMQCLESCSVGQSEPTFSFVNREMSENRKEIVLVPDTKPVYDEKELKKLDRKETKKVGEVKAPPRILTFDKEVCHPGPGSLSLHKKPPKTAFCPKEVKRIIESEILFQKNAQSHTIRKIIVFASLGIRHGCEDMYELNFNHFSILRKGEPFISPNDPGEHVLYENPGVRRKVFYPNRQNPTLCPVQILEEEKAMRPSDTSCPSYLFLCIKYGGRTRNLPQNEYVRQRMGRNKLKSFGPLMCRMAMLVHIRSGSFFFKALGITLLFMAGFPDDLVQRETKYRNLDLLQKYYRTDEDAEGEELFLPYLLTSNTLANPGSQQLTGKTISTKSRGRKQTSSNAKPNNLVRPSVQQSTPSSSATPAHFGLMGYTSIHNHAMAMAAFQSMPSQTSPDAPPISNPVVPGTATNVSYHNQTPFHVFPQQPANAFLPMMYWPPPNTFPPGPFPSTYGFQSFPSAANYISIHQQPYYSHTSSNPFIPKTVGGTPNNGKTLEEADSDSDSSSSSTDPKEH
- the LOC126727102 gene encoding uncharacterized protein LOC126727102 isoform X2 codes for the protein MERISILEAQIQQRNKDSLPADGQGSCPNAMERSFKKLKRQKTDTANDGTENGNINKSEMSLQKTHDPQCFPPKDANLEDRLVNWMSMDDTQFLHFEKFKDSDLAADFDDTDDSDDEDDDYRDEDDINSDHKVRVATESSRTVNELNEYLPEDVDGGSHMQCLESCSVGQSEPTFSFVNREMSENRKEIVLVPDTKPVYDEKELKKLDRKETKKVGEVKAPPRILTFDKEVCHPGPGSLSLHKKPPKTAFCPKEVKRIIESEILFQKNAQSHTIRKIIVFASLGIRHGCEDMYELNFNHFSILRKGEPFISPNDPGEHVLYENPGVRRKVFYPNRQNPTLCPVQILEEEKAMRPSDTSCPSYLFLCIKYGGRTRNLPQNEYVRQRMGRNKLKSFGPLMCRMAMLVHIRSGSFFFKALGITLLFMAGFPDDLVQRETKYRNLDLLQKYYRTDEDAEGEELFLPYLLTSNTLANPGSQQLTGKTISTKSRGRKQTSSNAKPNNLVRPSVQQSTPSSSATPAHFGLMGYTSIHNHAMAMAAFQSMPSQTSPDAPPISNPVVPGTATNVSYHNQTPFHVFPQQPANAFLPMMYWPPPNTFPPGPFPSTYGFQSFPSAANYISIHQQPYYSHTSSNPFIPKTVGGTPNNGKTLEEADSDSDSSSSSTDPKEH